One window of the Glycocaulis alkaliphilus genome contains the following:
- a CDS encoding ferredoxin--NADP reductase encodes MAAFSEQRVLSVRHWTGSLFSFRVERPASFRFRSGEFVMLGLKVDGKPLLRAYSIASPAWDDGLDFFSIKVADGPLTSRLQGIKEGDDILLGAKSVGTLVHDALLPGKRLYLLSTGTGIAPFASIIRDPETYERFEQVILTHTCREAAELAYGEELVTGLKDDPLVGEHAHKLIHYTSLTREDHPRTGRITALMDTGQLWDETGGPLDPATDRVMICGSINMINDCKARVEAAGLEEGSNARPGAFVVEKAFVG; translated from the coding sequence ATGGCAGCTTTCAGCGAACAGCGCGTCCTTTCCGTGCGCCACTGGACCGGCAGTCTTTTCTCCTTCCGGGTGGAGCGTCCGGCGAGCTTCCGCTTCCGCTCTGGCGAGTTCGTGATGCTGGGCCTGAAAGTCGATGGAAAGCCGCTTCTGCGCGCCTATTCCATCGCCAGCCCAGCCTGGGATGATGGGCTCGATTTCTTCTCGATCAAGGTTGCCGATGGCCCGCTCACCTCGCGCCTGCAAGGCATCAAGGAGGGTGACGACATCCTGCTGGGCGCGAAATCGGTCGGTACGCTGGTCCATGATGCGCTGCTGCCGGGCAAGCGGCTTTACCTGCTTTCGACCGGCACCGGCATCGCGCCCTTTGCCAGCATTATCCGCGATCCGGAAACCTATGAGCGCTTTGAGCAGGTGATCCTGACCCATACCTGCCGGGAGGCGGCCGAGCTTGCCTATGGCGAGGAGCTGGTGACGGGTCTCAAGGACGATCCGCTGGTGGGCGAGCATGCTCACAAGCTGATCCACTACACCTCGTTGACGCGCGAGGATCATCCGCGCACGGGCCGCATTACCGCGCTTATGGACACAGGCCAGCTCTGGGATGAGACGGGCGGGCCGCTCGATCCGGCCACTGACCGTGTGATGATCTGCGGGTCCATCAATATGATCAATGACTGCAAGGCGCGCGTTGAAGCGGCCGGGCTGGAGGAAGGCTCCAATGCCCGCCCCGGCGCCTTTGTCGTCGAGAAGGCGTTTGTAGGATAG
- a CDS encoding 5-formyltetrahydrofolate cyclo-ligase: MLSGWQKNRLRRKALARRTALAKAQGDAGHALASHFPDAAWPAVNAVVAGYWPVRGEIDPRPLMETFMLEQSQLALPVVVAKDAPLQFRAWHPDDTLEAGAFGIDVPGPKRPVLTPSLLLVPLVAFDTRCHRIGYGAGFYDRTLEALRTSGPVLAVGLAYEGQRVAKCRQGAMMWHWTMWSLRRAVTGQSDSADLTGRHWRSRS, translated from the coding sequence ATGCTGAGCGGCTGGCAAAAGAACCGCCTTCGCCGCAAGGCGCTGGCCCGCCGGACCGCGCTGGCGAAGGCACAGGGCGATGCCGGTCACGCTCTTGCCAGCCATTTTCCCGACGCCGCATGGCCAGCCGTAAACGCGGTGGTCGCCGGTTACTGGCCGGTGCGCGGCGAGATTGATCCGCGCCCCCTGATGGAAACCTTCATGCTGGAGCAGTCACAGCTCGCCCTGCCGGTGGTGGTGGCCAAGGACGCGCCCTTGCAGTTCCGCGCCTGGCACCCGGACGACACGCTGGAGGCCGGCGCTTTCGGCATTGATGTGCCGGGGCCGAAACGTCCTGTACTCACACCCTCCCTCCTCCTGGTGCCGCTGGTGGCGTTCGACACGCGCTGCCACCGCATCGGCTATGGGGCGGGCTTTTATGACCGCACGCTTGAAGCGCTGCGCACCTCTGGTCCTGTATTGGCCGTCGGGCTTGCCTATGAGGGCCAGCGCGTCGCCAAGTGCCGGCAGGGCGCCATGATGTGGCACTGGACTATGTGGTCACTGAGGCGGGCTGTTACCGGGCAGTCTGACAGCGCTGATCTCACCGGCAGGCATTGGCGAAGCCGGTCTTAG